A stretch of the Rosa rugosa chromosome 5, drRosRugo1.1, whole genome shotgun sequence genome encodes the following:
- the LOC133708931 gene encoding F-box/kelch-repeat protein SKIP11-like — translation MLEGRFCLLSRVFSSSCQQQPESKWPYMMTFHQLKVDIAKGKRPLEFDGEDDDDEESRQRKLCKLLDCCEVMETAQPCSCGEQSEDESNQDGAAASSDSDSLIHRIGRDNSISCLIHCSRSDYGAIASLNKSFWSLVRTGELYKLRRQNDVIEHWIYFSCHLLEWEAFDPNRGKWMHLPRMTSNECFMCSDKESLAVGTELLVFGKEVTAHVIFRYSILTNSWSSGMRMNAPRCLFGSASLKEIAILAGGCDSEGRILSSAELYNSETQTWELLPDMNKPRKMCSGVFMDEKFYVIGGIGGSDSKVLTCGEQYDLKTKKWTEIPNMSPGRSGAARENEMPATAEAPPLVAVVNNDLYAADYADMEVRKYDKERRLWITVGRLPERAVSMNGWGLAFRACGDRLIVIGGPRNLGEGFIEINAWVPSEGPPQWNLLARKQSGNFVYNCAVMGC, via the coding sequence ATGTTGGAGGGTCGGTTCTGCTTGCTTTCGAGGGTGTTTTCGAGCTCTTGCCAGCAGCAGCCAGAAAGCAAGTGGCCTTACATGATGACTTTTCATCAGCTCAAAGTCGATATTGCCAAGGGAAAGCGGCCACTAGAGTTTGATggggaagatgatgatgatgaagagagTCGACAGCGCAAGTTGTGTAAGCTACTGGATTGCTGTGAGGTGATGGAGACGGCTCAACCTTGTTCGTGTGGTGAGCAATCCGAAGATGAGAGTAATCAGGATGGGGCTGCTGCTTCCTCAGATTCAGACTCCCTCATACATCGCATTGGGAGGGACAACTCCATCAGCTGCCTAATTCACTGCTCGAGGTCCGATTATGGTGCCATTGCCTCATTGAACAAGAGCTTCTGGTCGTTAGTTAGGACTGGGGAGCTCTATAAGCTGAGGAGGCAGAATGATGTCATTGAGCACTGGATTTATTTTTCGTGCCACCTTCTTGAATGGGAAGCGTTTGATCCCAATCGCGGAAAGTGGATGCACTTGCCCAGAATGACTTCTAACGAATGCTTCATGTGTTCAGATAAGGAGTCTTTGGCTGTAGGCACTGAGCTTCTTGTATTTGGTAAGGAGGTCACTGCCCATGTAATCTTTAGGTACAGTATTTTAACAAACTCATGGTCTTCTGGAATGAGGATGAATGCCCCGAGATGCTTGTTTGGGTCTGCAAGCCTCAAGGAGATTGCAATTTTGGCAGGTGGTTGTGATTCAGAGGGAAGGATACTCAGCTCTGCGGAGCTATACAATTCCGAGACTCAGACTTGGGAGCTCCTCCCGGACATGAATAAGCCTCGAAAGATGTGTTCCGGGGTCTTTATGGATGAAAAGTTTTATGTTATTGGTGGGATTGGGGGAAGTGATTCAAAGGTTCTTACATGTGGAGAACAATATGATTTAAAGACGAAAAAATGGACAGAAATACCTAACATGTCTCCTGGACGAAGTGGTGCAGCCAGGGAGAATGAAATGCCTGCAACCGCTGAGGCGCCGCCTCTGGTTGCAGTGGTAAATAATGACTTGTATGCAGCTGACTATGCTGACATGGAGGTGAGGAAGTATGACAAAGAAAGAAGATTGTGGATCACGGTGGGAAGATTGCCCGAGCGGGCAGTCTCAATGAATGGTTGGGGGCTCGCATTCAGGGCTTGTGGGGATCGTCTTATTGTCATTGGTGGACCTAGGAATCTCGGTGAAGGTTTCATCGAGATCAATGCATGGGTTCCGAGTGAAGGTCCTCCACAGTGGAACTTGCTTGCGAGAAAGCAATCTGGTAACTTTGTCTATAACTGTGCTGTAATGGGATGCTGA
- the LOC133710658 gene encoding uncharacterized protein LOC133710658 produces the protein MAMVETQSSKRQRDEEQETQMLEQDPKRQKSYNHILSLLDEDEEEPTQDLNSLITTLQQELSSDSDLLLNPDHVGHQTIADANLDASEGYNSSSSGSSSPSSSSALFLKEGDEQEDESSVERVMRHLLEASDDELGIPNREAGNGGFEDAEEAVFNFGDNGLSLCDGLWELEDEAANYYALVQSELFM, from the coding sequence ATGGCCATGGTTGAAACACAGTCCTCAAAGCGCCAAAGAGATGAAGAACAAGAAACCCAGATGTTAGAGCAAGATCCTAAGCGCCAAAAGTCTTACAACCACATACTCTCTCTtcttgatgaagatgaagaggaaccCACCCAGGATTTGAATTCTCTCATCACAACCTTACAGCAAGAGCTCTCCTCCGACTCCGACCTTCTTTTGAATCCGGACCACGTTGGTCACCAAACCATAGCAGATGCTAATTTGGATGCTTCCGAAGGGTACAACTCCTCTTCCTCCGGCTCTTCctcaccttcttcttcctcgGCACTGTTCTTGAAGGAGGGTGACGAGCAGGAGGATGAGAGTAGTGTCGAGAGGGTTATGAGACACCTTCTAGAAGCTTCCGACGACGAGCTAGGGATTCCGAATCGAGAGGCTGGTAATGGTGGGTTTGAGGATGCGGAGGAGGCGGTGTTTAATTTTGGGGATAATGGGCTTTCACTTTGTGATGGGTTGTGggagcttgaagatgaagctgcCAACTACTATGCCCTGGTGCAATCTGAACTGTTCATGTAG